The following is a genomic window from Nicotiana tabacum cultivar K326 chromosome 3, ASM71507v2, whole genome shotgun sequence.
tttttcttctgcTGTTCCAGAATGATTTCGTCCTCCAAACCAAAAGTAACAAAGAGCCTATTTAACCCATAAGAGTTATGATGGAGTGATAAACACTCCTTCATCCTTAATCGGAGGTCTCGGGTTTGATCCCTAGATATGGAGTTGCCTTTGTTAGGGGCGCTATACCCCCAATGTGGGACTTTCCGGCACAAATCCGGATTTAGTCGGACCACAATGTGGATACCGGACACcgggtgggaaaccaaaaaaCAAAGAGCCTATTTTAATTCAACAAAGCAGGCAGCTATTCAGCTACCACTACTTCAAGTGCAAGTGGAATTAATCATCTCATCATCATTCATTCGAAACAACTAAGCCACTCTGTTTTCGAAAGAACCATAAGCCTGCTGCCCAGAAATATGGGACATCGAAAAGAACGATTTGCTTCATGTAGCTAGTCAAATATAAAGATTCGTGTGATCTAATTGCTACTCTAGCAAAACTGCCACCCAGAAATGTGGGACATCGAAAAGAATGAAGCATCAAATGAATCACATTTTTTTACGAGAAAACTGCTGAGCTGATCTAACAAGGATGTCTTTCGTGAATATATTTGTACCAGCAAATAGCATAAGGACAAACACAACTGGAGCACTCATAATCCCGAAATGGCTAATGCTGTTGCCAATTTCCATCCAGCTTCCTTTATTTCGGACCTGTTACCAATCAGAAAGAAAACAAGTAATAGGAGTCAAAAGAGATCGATCCTAACCATGAAGAATCCCCAGAATCATATTTCTGGAGAAAATGCAGTCAGAAAGCCTAAAAGAGGTAAACTCAAAAGGCTTGACAGGTATTAATACAGAAAAGAATAGATTGGTACTTGGACTCCTGAGTTTTCCCAGCAAAACACATCGGATGGACTATAGGTGAAAAAACATAAGAGAGTTGCACACCATGAAGAATAAGACGACTACGTACCAGGAAGAAGAAATGGATTGTCATAACATCTGAGCACAAGATCACCAGAAAATAGCATCCCAACAATGGAATTTGCACCAATTTAGTGATTGCGCTAAACACACATCTGCAGTTAGCCCCaccaacaaataaaagttatCCATAGTGCACCACTGGTCTCAGCAAAGAGCAAGAAACTCCAAAATGCTTCTACTTTCATATTAATACTAATTCTCTTGGTCTCCAATACTGAGTTTTGAAGCCAATATGAAATCAGCCATGAAAATATTTTCCCAGTTTGCTAATGATTCTCCACGAGGGTGATGATAAGTACAGTGGTTTTTCATTGAGAATCATTAATGAGGAAAATATGTAAGTTTTACTTACATGACAAGCATGAATGGTATTAATAACTTGAAAATAAGCAATGCTGCCATCAGAAAAGGCTGCAAAAGAAAATTCTCATATAACACCATAtacaaatgaaaggaaaataaaggaaaaggttTTGTAAACAAGATGTTCCATTTCACTTACACTGAAAATAGTGATGAACCGATACACGGAGGAGATCTCAAAGCTTGCAATACTTGCAAAATTACCAGTTCCAAAGAATGCAATGTTGAAAAAGACCATCTAAAAAAGCAGAAATTGCATCAGAAGCGCACAATTGAGAATGACCAAATTCACTCTGGCCCAACTTCCTCCCCAGGATTTGACTTTCTAAGCAAAATGTTATTATTTTCCATTTTGGTCCCTTCAAATTGGGCCTGGTCAGAACCACTTTAGAACTAAAATTTCACAAATCCTAAGACCAGTGACAAAAGTAATTTACATAAAAGGCAGTATAATGCAGAGGGAGGACTATTCCTTTTTGGATATGTATAGAAGAAGATtaattgattctttttttttttgagaatggtaACATGTGGGAAGATTAATTGATATGCTATCAATGTTCGCAAATAACCTCATTGACTAATTAttttaagttggtattttatgTCATTTTGTTTCAGTGCTTCGCCCCAacattccgggagattcccccccccccccaaaataaAAAAGTGCTGTCCCTATGCACCGTATTTTAAAATTTCATTTCTTCTTGATCAAGTAAAGTATAATTTTATATATGATGGGAAAACTCCTGTATACAAGAGGTGTACCAAAAAAGTATAGAATCTACAGAAAGATAAAGATATGAGTCAGTATGAAAGAcacccaatcttctatacaaatCTTTCCTTCTCTATGCATAGCAAAGTGAACCAAGTGATTTGAATGTGTCATTTTAACTTTTTTGAGTTACATTACATTGGATGCAAGGAATTTCAGGAGTTCAACTTCCAGAGAAGGTAGACATGCTTTTAGGCGAGCAAACACAATGCAAAATTTGAAATTGTGAAGTTGAAACTAAAAAACAATGAATTGCGAAGCCTTTCCAGTTGTTCCAGGCTGCACAATTATCTGTGCTACTTAGTATGTGATGGTGATTAATTATCAATACATCGCactgaaaacataaggaaatgGTGCCaacaaggaagaaaggaagatgTACAGTATCCAAGGAAGATTCGATATAACTTATAGGAAATGTGCAAAGACAATAAAGTTGGATGAAAACCCTGTGCCTTACCTCAAGATGTTAAATTATAAATGATGTCACTatctttttgttgtttgtaaGTAGTCTATAACATCATTAAGAAAAGCAGAACGTAAAACTTACAAAGGCTAATGGGATCCTCATATCAGATAACTCCAGGCACCTATTATCATGTGCAAGGTTAAAGTTACCCTCCATGGATTTGACTTGAGCTGATGATAATTTGAACTTGCTTATATGGAGATAAGCATTTTCCACCAGTATCCATGCTATAAGTGCAAGACTGAGAGCGCCATAGAAGAGAGCTTCATATCTGCAGGTTATTCAGAAGCTTTATTCAAACTCTGACTCATATATGGTATAAAAATCTAGTGTACTCCTAGCCCATGCCAAAAATGATGGAATACCCGATCGATAGAAGCAGGAAGGGAGGTGCAAAGCCAAGGAAAATGGATGTAAGTCTGGGCAAGAGACCGGTAGCTGAAAAGAGTGGGAGTATCATCGAAAAGCCTAAAGAAAAAAGCCAAATGATAAACGCAGGGTTATCGGAATTTtcacaaagaaaataaaatatatgaaacTTCACTTAAGCTGAAGATCAGTGAAAGGGGAAAGGAACATTTATACTGAAAAACAAGTCAGGGAAGCATCACTCAAGAAAATTCTACATTAAAATgtaagttatgaaacaaaagagCAAGAAAATGAAAGCAAGCGTAACAAAGGGCATTGCGCTATTGCAATTAGGTGATACCTTGACATAAACTAAGAGGTTTACCAAatgcttcaacaacaacaacaacaacagcccagtaaaatctcactggTGGGGTCTGGgcagggtagagtgtacgcagaccttactcctaccccggaggggtagagaggctgctTCCTGGAGCCCCTCAGCTCAGAGACAAAAAATCCATAACAACAGAAACCAGGCAAATAATATCAGCACCGTAAGAAACAGGAAAAAAGGGGAAGggcaataataatgataataataaaaaataaaaataaaaatagtctgATGAAACAAAAACCGCTAGCAGTACTAGACAAAACACTATCAAACTAGCCGGTACACGAGGAAAAACACTCGActaccccctaacctacaaccctaatgctcggcctccctatcaagtgtcatgtcctcggaaatctgaagctgcgccatgtcctgcctgccatgtcctgcctgatcatctcgccccaatacttcttaggccgccctctacctcttctcgtacctccAAGAGCCAActgctcacacctcctaaccggggcatctaGGCTCATCCTCCGTACGTGTCCGAACCATTtaagtctcgcttcccgcatcttgtcgtccaTGAGAGCGACGTCCaccctctcccgaatatcttccttcctaatcttatccagcctagcgtgcccgcacatccatctcaacatcctcatttatgctactttcatcttttggatatgagaatccttgactggccaacactcagccccatacagcatgatcggtctaaccaccgctctataaaacttacctttaagtttcagTGGCACCTTTTTATCACACGGGACTCcagacgctaacctccatttcgTCCACCCCACCCCGATACGATGCGTGACATCCCGTCGATCTCCCCATCTCCCTGGATAATTGACCTTAGGTACTTGAAActctctcttagggatgacttgtgagtcAAGCCTCATCTCCACGTCCGCTTCCCCCGACACATCGatgaacttgcactccaaatattccatcttggtcctactcaacttgaaacctttagaatccaaggcctgcctccatacctccagTCTCCCATTAACGCCGCTTCGTGTCTCATTAATCAAAACTATATCATATgcgaacaacatacaccatggcacctccccttgaatatggtgtgtcagtacgtccatcgtcagggcaaataagaacgggctaagcgcagatccttggtgtaaaCCCATAACCACCGGAAAAGACTCTGAGTCACCTCCCACAGTCCTAACCCTaatcttagctccatcatacatatcctttatCGCCCTAATATAAGCTACTGGCACACCTTtcacctccaggcatctccaaaaAACGTCTctagggaccttgtcatacgccttctctagatcaataaacaccatgtgcaaatccCTCTTCTTATCTCTGcactgttccaccaacctcctgatAAGGTGGATAACTTCCGGAGTAGAACGatccggcatgaacccgaactggttttcTGATATAGACACCGCCCTCCTTACCTTCCGTTCCACCACCccctcccaaactttcatggtatgacttagtaacttaATACCTCTATATTTGTTACAATTCTGGATAtaacctttgttcttgtacaacgggatcatcgtactccacctctaCTCATATGGCATCCTCTTGCATGGACTTTTGTTAAGGTATAACCCTTAAATTCATGTCCTACGCATTTGACATGGGGCACCATGCTGATAAAGAGTCCAGTAACATAGGAAGCAGCTGTTTGAACCTGAAGACATAGTGTTAGCAGCAGAATTCTTACAAAGTAAGTGTGGATTGCATGcctattatttaaaaaatttatagAAACATTAAAATCACAAAACTTAGGATTCATTGTTTAACATCCCATTGCAGGAGGAAAAAGAAAGCAAACAATTAAAGGGAAAAATGGGTGTAACAGGCTGCATTAATTGCTTTCAAAGAACATCCCAGGATATTTCTAGGTAAGGCCGAGCTACATAGGCAGACAGATAAAAGCAAAAAAGACTACCAGCAATTGACCAATTCATCAGTTGGTGTAGGACTAGCAGTTCCCGCTTCTCTGTTCTATGAGATGTTGAAAGCCAAACCAGCACAGATGCTAAGCCAACCCACAGGATCTAATCCAagtggaaaaaaaattcaaaaatctatCTGGAAAGTTTAAGATAACTTTAGACAACATTGCTAATGAATGTCATGGCTTACCTGCAAGTGAAAGAGCAAGGGGAACTTGAGTTTCTTCGAGTCTTGTGCAGCGAGACTACGCCAATATATGTTATCTTTAGCATGCAGTTCCAAATATCGAAGGATTATGCCAATTGCGATAATCATCAGACCACCAGCAACTCTACGTACAGAAGTTCAGTACAACGAATTCAATCAAACTACTGCAAGTGGATTTGCAAGTTAACATATCAACATGAAGTTACTTACACAAGCAGGGTATTTTCTGGAATTTGAGGGGGCAGGAGAGTAAAGGCGGACAAAAACCAACATGCTACCCATACAAAGATTGGTACTCCAGATCTCCAAGGTAATGATCGAAACAGATAAAAAGCAACCACGACCCCTGTAGTTAAGAAACACCAAGTATACAGCTTTCTGTCTGTGAAGCTTTTCACCTGTAAGGTAAATCACACATAATGAAATATCGAAGTGCTCAGAAAAAAATTCACTGTTGCCTAAAGGAACATGCATTAGCTGTGGAGAGCCTCACCAGAAGCTCAAGAATGATCACGGAGAAAATACAAGTTGCAATGAGTTTAAGATAGTAATCATTAAGTTTCCCGCACAAGTATCTGCACAATGCCTTAAGAAATCGATATTCACTAAATATTTGCGTCCACAGAAACATTGTCATCACGACATATGCGTGATAAAGGGGAGGAGATTGTTCAACCAACAGAACAGTGCACACTACTCCCATTGACAGACCGCCAAAAAGATGTACCTGCCAAAGGAAAAGCATATAAACAAGGAACAATTCAAAATGAGGGGACAGTGCTTCATAAatcaaatacataataaataCAGTTTGTAAAGTCCATAGAAGTGAAAGTGGAAAAACTGGGAAATCAGTTTGTCGGATAACAATTTTTTCTAGTATTACCATACGACTGAATCTCCAGAATATCCATCTTCTTTTTGGTACGAAGGCACATGTTTTAAAACATCATTGTAATGCCAAAATAATAtagtaataaagaaaaagaatgaatacGCCAATAGAGGACGTTGATGATtcaatttttaaaggttttcccTTAAGAGAAGTCCCAGATGAGGGCTCAATTCAATAGCTTTGGAGGTCAGGCAGAATAGAGACATAATATAAGCAAACATGGTCCCAAATCTGAGTGCAACTTTTTGACAATAAATCTGAGTGCAACTGTTATGGAACATTTTAGAAAGAGGAAATACCTGTCAAAAAGGAGAAACTTTTGGGgtgttgaaagaaaaagaaaggcaagaGGATTCATGTCCAGAAGCCACTTGGTTATAACTACTCCTACTTTGCCCTTAGATTTcaattataacaacaacaacaacaacaacaacccagtgtattcccacaagtggagtttggggagggtaggatgtaggggtgtgcattcgatttatcgattcgattttgacccttattgataattacttatcgattatcgatttgtacatatgcttatcgttatcgtttcaataaggttacgattttttcgatttcgatttatcgatttttggggcttatcgattcggttatcgattacaccaataagaaaatttgcgggattccacggaaagtatatcgctataaacgcgcctaactaatatggacaaaaagaagctaaaataagacgaacaccgtttataacataaaaattatgtcaacaagcacatgcagcgaaactaaagtaagggatcaaatgtatgccaccaacacaccaacggtataaaaaaaaatacatcatcacggctaattctgtttttcattaatttgaacttcattcccttgtgctttaaatatgatcattccttaaatgtggtacaggaaataatagggttagggaCTTAGGGGAAAGGGAAGGGTATTATAGAGatcttgtaaaaaaaattaattttttttttttgtctttttagtatatcttatcggtttatcgataaaccgataaccgaagaggacaaactcgaaatcgataactcgataaggaaaatttcgaaattgaaatcgaaatcgataaaccaataacaaataatcgattcgatttatctATAAACCGATTCGAATGGACACCCCTagtaggatgtacgcagccttactccTACCTCGGAAGGGCAGCTTAGATTTCAATTATCTTTCATTAATAAGTCTAATTTTCTAAAGTTTGGTGGAGAGCCTTCCCGTCCCAATTACAATGCATGGATAAAGTGACTATGGTCTCACCTCTGAAATGGATTGAAGAAAATTAGCTGAAGTTTGCACAACACATATACTTTTCATGCATAAATGCATTTATATGTCCAATTTCCTCCGCCCTTTTCCTACCGATCTATCATGCTTATAACACCAACCAGATagataatttcttttaaaccaaagCATACGGAGAATACACTAGGGCACGTGTGTATAGAGCAAAACAGGTACCTTAACTGTACTTCTTCTCGGATTAGGTAATTGCTCCTTGCTAAAAATATTTGCAGGTAGGGATGTATAAGATTGCAAGACATGGAGTACCACATAGATCATCCAACCAACATAGCCAAGTGTAATTACAGTCATCAGCATCAACCAATCATATGTCTGGAAATAGTGAAGTCCTTGAAGTGCCAAGCTCCTAAGATGTTCAGACAGCTTTATTGCAGTCTCGTACTCTTTGAGAGAAATCAGATGCTCGATTTGACGCAATAATGATGAATAGCTAGCCAATGGCTTGAAAGGTTTGAAGAATAATGAGGTCGACTGCTTTAACTCTATATATTTGTCAAGGACACTCAAAAAATTAAGCTAGTTCTCTTTAATGTTTTTAAAAGGTGAAAAAAGGACAAGCCCCTGGTTACATTTATGAAGCAGTAATGCATGACAACGTAAGACTTAGGTTTATCACGTTTACTCTGTACTGGTCCAAAAATTGTTAAATTGTTTTAGTTCTAATATATGTTTTAATTCTATCAAAATTTTCTACCAGTTACTTCTATTTTGACTGACGTTAATTGTAACCAAAAATACAATTAGGAATATACACATGTATGATGAGAGATGCCAAAAAGAGAGATAAATAAGTAAAACAACAATCGAGataaataagtaaaaatacaATCTGAGTTACTAAGAAAGG
Proteins encoded in this region:
- the LOC107829305 gene encoding uncharacterized protein LOC107829305, whose translation is MRTDGILGVEDRDSKRSAINSNTARNKQKWLSRKEKWLVVLGVILHAVYMLSIFDIYFKTPIVHGMDPVPPRFVAPAKRLVLLVADGLRADKFFEPDSDSDGGYRAPFLRNIIRKQGRWGVSHARPPTESRPGHVAIIAGFYEDPSAVTKGWKANPVEFDSVFNQSRHIFSYGSPDIVPIFCGALPHSTWNTYPHEFEDFATDASFLDEWSFDQFQNLLNRSNQDPKLKQLLEQDKLVVFLHLLGCDSNGHAHKPFSSIYLNNVKVVDKIAEKVYNLMQSYFKDNQTAYIFTADHGMSDKGSHGDGHPTNTDTPLVAWGAGVGHPLPISHSDHHENTAARFIDDHLHDTATPSEWGLSGMTRLDVNQADIAPLMSTLLGLPCPVNSVGNLPLRYMNLNKAEEVEAVLANTKQILNQFLRKSQLKQSTSLFFKPFKPLASYSSLLRQIEHLISLKEYETAIKLSEHLRSLALQGLHYFQTYDWLMLMTVITLGYVGWMIYVVLHVLQSYTSLPANIFSKEQLPNPRRSTVKVHLFGGLSMGVVCTVLLVEQSPPLYHAYVVMTMFLWTQIFSEYRFLKALCRYLCGKLNDYYLKLIATCIFSVIILELLVKSFTDRKLYTWCFLTTGVVVAFYLFRSLPWRSGVPIFVWVACWFLSAFTLLPPQIPENTLLVVAGGLMIIAIGIILRYLELHAKDNIYWRSLAAQDSKKLKFPLLFHLQILWVGLASVLVWLSTSHRTEKRELLVLHQLMNWSIAGFSMILPLFSATGLLPRLTSIFLGFAPPFLLLSIGYEALFYGALSLALIAWILVENAYLHISKFKLSSAQVKSMEGNFNLAHDNRCLELSDMRIPLAFMVFFNIAFFGTGNFASIASFEISSVYRFITIFSPFLMAALLIFKLLIPFMLVICVFSAITKLVQIPLLGCYFLVILCSDVMTIHFFFLVRNKGSWMEIGNSISHFGIMSAPVVFVLMLFAGTNIFTKDILVRSAQQFSRKKM